Below is a genomic region from Fimbriimonadaceae bacterium.
TGGAACACCAATTGCGCGCTCTGGCCGGTGAGTCGGCCACGGAGGCCGACTTCATCGGCCGCTACCTTCCCCCCCTGCTCTATCCCGAAACATTGACGCGCGAGATCCAACTCCTGCTGGGCTTGCTCGTGCTGGTGGTGAACCTGGCCCTGTACTGGTGGGTGTTCTGCAAAGCCTCGGGAGAGAAGCCGTAGCGATCGGCCCGCTATCGAATCGGTTCGTTCTTTGATGAGGTCATGATCAGCGCCAGGCAGCCCTGCTCACTTGACGTCACGGGGTGGACGGTGCCCGCCTCCGCGCGG
It encodes:
- a CDS encoding DUF2784 domain-containing protein — protein: MNAIYRFLSDLVLLLHLAFVLFVVTGGLLLVKWPRLAWLHLPAAVWGAVVEFTGWICPLTPLEHQLRALAGESATEADFIGRYLPPLLYPETLTREIQLLLGLLVLVVNLALYWWVFCKASGEKP